The segment GCTTACCATCCGAAGGGAAAAGCAGACCGTTTTATTGGATTGGACGAATTCCTTGCCGAATTCTTTTTTGTCTATCATTCTTGCAAAATACCTATCCCTTTTTATATACAGTAGTATTTTTACTTTGTTTTTCTTCTTCACTTTTTTGTGGCAAGGCGCGTCCTATGGAAAAGATATTGCTTATCTTTTGGAGCAGGGTTTTCGCCTTTCCATTCAAAGCCAGTTGTCCTATGGCGTTTCCATTGCCTTAGGGATGGTATTGGCTGTCCTCATCTCTAACAGGATCGTCTATATCATCGTGTTTTGCGCATGGATGTTTGGTACCTTTTTTATGGAAGGATATATCATTCAAAGATATCAATTATATTTCTTAAAGACTTTTCATTTGAATCAATTTTTTATGGATAGTGCTGCTTCTAGTGATTGGGGGAGCAGATTAGAAAGAAGGGAAACTATTTATTCTCAGTTATTTGTCTTCTTTTTCAGCCTTTTCTTGCTGGCAATGACGATTATCAAATCATCCACTGACCGTATATCTTCCTTTGAAAAACGAAAATGGGCATTCTTTGGAGTAGTGGCCGTTCTGACCTTTGCCTCCTTTATCCCATACGGTACTTTCTGGGCGGACCGGGTTGGTCACTATGAACAATTAAGAACGGGTGCGGTTAATCATTACAATTATAAAACCGGAGAACTCTTTAACACTGTCGGAGAATTTTACGAAGTGGATAGTTATACAATTGAAATGGAGCGAATGGATAACTCCAAAATAGCCGTTCATACCATGATGGATATACCTGTAAACGAGGAAAAGCTACCCGTTCAGTTTTCCCTTTATCCCACATTTGAAGTGGAATCCGTCCTATGGAATGGTATGGAGACTGACTTTGTAAAAAAAGAGCACCTGATTACGCTTCCTGAAGTGAAACAACAAGAAATAAATAAGTTGGAAGTGTATTACTCAGGCAGCCTTCACGAGTGGGGCCGGGTGTATGGAAAAGAAAAATATTTCGCTTTCTTGGATAAAAAGGATATGTACTTTCCATCTTATATCGGGTGGTACCCGCTCCCAGGTGATTATTCAATTTATACTTGCGTAGATACGGAAACGGATCATTATATTAATACCATCCATTTCAACCGTCATATCGAATTGAATCAGCGGCTACCACTTTCAGACTATAAGGTGACATTGAAAAACTTTGATCAAGATGTATTTAGTACAAGTCATGAAAGCGCCGTGGAAACAGACGGTTCTCAGGTTTTTAAAAGCAGGGATGCAAAGGGGGTTACGCTTTTATCTAATAAAGGGCTTGTGGAAAGCAAGGAGAATCTTCCTTTTTCCGTCATAGCCAAAGAAGAAAACATCCATAGACTTCAACAACGGCTTTCTGACATGGAGAAGGTGGAGGATTATTTCAATCGCTGGTTGGGAGAGCCCTTGCAATATAGCATGAAACTCGCATACATCCCCTCTCTTACCATTGTCGGAGCTGAAACCTATTATTTTAATCATTTTGATGAAGCGGTTTTTTTTGATGATAGCCTCCAAACCTATGTTCATATCTCCGATGGGAACGTGATAAATAATACCATGACAGATCTGAAGACACAGCTATTGTCATATATGCTTTTCGGACACCGTTCTTCACATCCCTCCTACTACTCAGAGGAATTTGTGATGAAGTCCGTGATGGAATCGTTTCTTCTTGTATTATATAAGGATTACTATGACCTTGAATGGGAAGAATTTGATCAATTCAATGGCACTCAATTCTACTTCCTGTCCACCGTCTCTCATATTAACTGGATGTCCTCTTCGGGAGAAAAGACGACACTGGAGAAATTTGATGAGCTTATCCAATCCCATCACCTTCAAAAAAATGAACTGGTGGTGTTGATGGTTGCAAAAGAGATAGAAAAAGGGAATATGGAGGATGTGAGAAGAATACTCAAAGATGTATACCAAGATATTCAAGTAAACAACAAAGAATCATTCACTTATAAAGAGTGGATGACCCATTGGAATCGTACGTTTGAAAGTGGGGGAATGCGATGATAAGTGATGAACAGCTCCTTGAACAAATGGCGGATGGAGACCAGGCTGCATTTGAAGCCTTTGTCCATCGATACCATGTAGCCATTCATCAATATATTGAAAGACTGTTAAAGGATTCAAAAAAGGCCGAAGACGTGGTGCAGGAAACATTTATCCGGCTACTGAAACAGTTACAAAACAAACAGATACCAACCTATCCAAAAGCCTGGCTATATAGGGTCGCTTCAAATATCTGTAAGGATTACTGGCGAAGTGCCCAATATCGCTCGGAGGATACTGCCAAAGATGATATGCCTGTAACGGTGGACCAACAGGCTTCCGTCATTGAAATCTATGAACGCCAGGAGACGAGAAAAGAAATTTTAAATTCATTGAAAAATTTGTCAGAGACACAACAACAGATTGTCACATTACGTTTTTATCAAGATATGAAACTGAAAGAAATTGCAGAAATCCTGGACCTACCTCTAGGTACGGTCAAATCTAACCTGTTTCATGCATTAAAGAAGCTCAAAGGGGTATTATCGAAAGAAGCGGAAAAGGAGGCGGAGTATAATGAAGGAACAACACAATCAAGATCAAGAGCTGTATCAACTAGAAGATGAAATGAAAGAAATGTTTTCTTCATATGTGGTCAAAACGCCATCCAGTCAGGACACAAAGGCATTACTGGCTGCTTTGCAACCTGCATTTAATGAGATTGGAAAAGAAACTTCAGAGGACCCTGTCCATGAAATGGTCCAGACGCCAAGCTTCCTTTCTCAACTTAAGGCACAAATATCCTTTTACCAGTGGCATTTTTGGGTGGCAAGCACGTTGATCTTTGTCATGCTTACGCTCTTTTCATCCAACTATAATTTGTACGAGGCCATCCTGTTTTATCAGTTTGCGATACCACTATCCATGCTCGTTGGAGTTTTCTATACGTATCAAACCTGGAACAAGCAGATGCGCACCATTGAAGGTATCACTCCCTTCCCACCTGCTTTGTTGTTGCTCAGTCGTATGGTAATCATTTTGATCATGAATATGATAATGGGTGTTATCAGTTCGATTTATCTAAGCTTTAATATGGAACATTTTAAACTGCTACCATTTTTGTTGCACTGGATAGCTCCTGCCTTACTTATTTATGGGATAATCGCTTATGTTATGATGCGAAAAGGTGTGAAAAAAGGACTTGCCTTGGGAATGGCATGCTGGATCGGGTTGATGATGGCTGCATTTGTTTACCAGGCGTCTCCGAGCACATTTATGCCATTAACTTATACCCAAGTTGCAGGCATTCAGGGGGCATTTGTCCTATTAGGAGCATTACTGCTATATCTTTCATACAAGAAAAGCTTGGAATTACAAACCATGTTTCGTTAGATTGAGGCGATAAAATGATACAGATCCAAGACATAGTCTGGAAATATAAGAACTTTTCTTTAACTATTGAAGAGCTTACACTTCAAAACGGAATCACCATCCTTGTAGGGAATAATGGATCCGGAAAGTCGACGCTCCTTCACCTTTTGGCTACCGCCAACAAGGCCCCAAAGGGAACCATAACCTACAACAAAGATACAATGGATTCAAACCTTGCAGCGGTGAGAAGTAAAATAGGCTTTGTCCCAACAGGCATCGAGCTCTATCCAGATTTTACCCCGGTAAAGCTTCTTATGTATATGTCTCAGTTAAAAGGCTTAAGAAAGGACTTTTCAAGAAAACAAACCCAAGATTTATTGAAGGTTTTCCATTTGGAGGATGTGCAGAAGACAAAAATAAAAAAGCTCTCCCAAGGAATGCAGCAACGCTTAGCATTGGCACAGGCTTTTCTTGGGAAGCCTCACTATATTTTTCTTGATGAACCGTTAAACTACTTGGATATCCATGAACGCAAAAGTTTGTTGAACTATATAGCGACACTCGCTCCACACTGTGTCATTCTTGTTGCTACACATGAATTGAACGAATGGGGACCAATCTGCCATGACGTGTTATGGATGTACAAAGGGAATGTCCACTTTTTTGGCAGCAAAACAATGTGGAAGCATGGACTGCCACTAACAGTCTGGACAGGGGAAGTCCATGATGAATACTATGAAGAATTCTCTAAGTGCCATTTGATTGTTTATGCTGGCCGCATGAAAGACAAACTCATCGTACGATGTGCCAGCAAGACTAAGCCATCATTGGGATTTGAGGCAACGGAACCCACCATGGAAGACGCGTTCTTCATCAGAAAATACTCAAAAGAAGCTACCATAAACTAGCTTCTTTTTGTTTGTCCCTTCTCTCACAAGTGAAAAGTCGGCAATTGGGCTTTTACTGCTTACAACTTTAAGTACAGTGGTGGAATGAGCTCCACTTCCACAAAGGTTTACGTAAAAGGCTAAAAAAAAACACTTTTTTATTGGCCTAAAAAGCCATTGGACATTTCCCTATTAGGTTCGGACATTTCCGCAAGGCTGAGGGGGTATATTTGGACAAGTAACAGGCAATGTTCGGACAAGAATCCACAAGGTTTGGACACTTCAAAATGTCGTTCGGACAATTGTGGCGAATCTTTGGACAAGTTCGTGCAATCTTTGGACAACTTTCCCAAAACTTCGGACAAGAACGGTAAATCTTCGGACATTCAATTCATTACGAGTGTTCCGAACATTTGCCGAGGAGGAGCCGGTGGACTTGAGACCCCTGAAGTGTGGCAAGAGGCTTAAGCGTACACCCTCTGGATAAGCGACACCTGGAGAATGAATCAACTCTCTCTATGTTACATAAGTTTCACATATTCCCAATATCTTTGTAATGCTATTGTATTGTATAATTATATTGGGAGAATCTTTTCATCTATGGCAATTCAAAATCTACCAAAATATAAAAAGATGCAAGAACAGCCCTTTTTTAAAGGAGTACTAGAAAATGATACATTTCAAAAAACTCGATTGGATATTGATTACAGCCATCATTCTGTTATGTACATATGGGTTGATCATGGTTTATAGTGCGGGAATGCTGCTTGGGTATGAACAGCACGAAGACTATGCCTATTTCTTCAACAAGCAGAAGGATTGGCTTATGATAGGAATTCCGGTGTTTATCGGGGCAACCATGCTTAAGTATAAATTCTATGAAAGATTTACTCCATTATTTGTCGGAGTGATTATTTTCATGTTATTGGCCGTTTTGATTCCGTTTATTGGCGTGGATGTCAATGGTTCAAGAAGATGGATTGATATGGGGATCCGTATACAGCCTTCCGAGATCGCCAAATTGGTCATGGTCATTTACTTTGCAAGAGTGTATGCAAGAAAACAACCATATATCCACCAATTCAAACAAGGTGTAGCACCTCCCTTGGCAGTATTGGGACTTGTTTTCTTCCTTATTTTACTACAGCCGGACCTTGGAACCGGAACATCCATATTGGTTGCTTGCGGAGCGATATTGATCTGCTCCGGGGCAAAGCTGAAGCATATTTTGATGCTTGGAACCGTTGCAGCTGGTGCTGTCATGATCTTGGCTACTACTGCCAGCTACCGTCTTAAGAGAATCACTTCTTTTATCGACCCTTTTGGCAATGAGTCTGATACTGGATTTCAACTTGTGAATTCCTTTATCGCTATCGGGGATGCCGGTTTGACAGGAAGAGGCCTAGGGCAAGGGATTCATAAGCTTGGTTATCTTCCTGAAGCACATACGGATTTTATTCTTGCCGTTATTTCGGAAGAGCTGGGAATTTTTGGGGTGCTTTTTCTTTTCCTTCTTTACCTGATTGTTTTAGTTCGTGGGGTAAGAATTGGCGTTGCTTTAAAAGACCCCTTTGCAAAATTGCTGGCATTCGGGATTACCTTCCAAATCAGCAGCCAAGTATTTTTTAATGCAGGAGCAGTAAGCGGCGTATTGCCGATAACGGGTATTACCCTTCCATTCATCAGTTACGGAGGGTCTTCCCTGCTCATCACCATTTATGCAGCAGGTATTCTCGTCCACTTATCGAAACATGCCACCATTGCGAGAGAAGCTAGAGAGGAGACAGAATCAACATGGGGACAGAAAATAACAAGCTAGAGTATAGTCGTATTGATTATACGCTGTTATTTCTGCTGTTTTTACTATTTATTATCAGTTTAGTAGCTGTTTATAGTGCGTCGGGTCAATATTTTGCTGATGACCCGTATTATTTTGTAAAACGGCAGATCATTTGGTATATCATTGGGGTAGGAATTATGTTTGCCGTTATGTTCTTTGATTATGAACTTTTGGAAAACCTTGCCCTTCCCTTTTATTTTCTTGGACTGATCCTCCTTGTCGCCGTCCATTTTGTCGGTACCGTAAGAAACGGATCACAGCGTTGGATCAATCTGGGGGGCTTCCTATTACAGCCTTCGGAATTCATGAAAATATTTCTGATTATGGTGCTTGCGGGAGTCATCTACAAGTGGGCAAAAGAAAAGCACGAATTAGAGACTGTTACACCTATCAGTGTTGTTATAAAAATCTTGATTTACTCTTTGCCGCCTTTCGGATTGATACTGCTTCAACCTGACTTGGGGACGGCACTGGTAGTGGGAGCCATCATGGTTACCATGATCTTCATAAGCGGCGCTTCTTGGCGAATTTTAACCTTACTGGCCGGGGCCGCAACTGCAGGGTTGACCTTGCTTGTTTACCTGCACAATAATCATTTCGAGCTTTTCTCCAAATTCATCAAGCCTCACCAATTGGAGCGGATCTATGGTTGGTTGATGCGGGAAGAATATGCTTCGTCGTTCGGCTTTCAGCTCACAGAAGCCCTAAAGGGGATTGGATCCGGTCAAGTGTCAGGACGAGGATTGCTGGAAGGGGTCCAATCGCAAAGTGGACGTATACCTGAGGTTCAAACGGACTTCATTTTCGCCCTGATTGGAGAGGAATTTGGATTTGTAGGAGCGACTCTGGTAATTTCCATCTACTTCATTATGATCTATCGTTTAATCATTATAGCCATCAGCTGTGATAACCCTTATGGGACTTATCTGGTTACAGGGGTCATCGGTTTGTTGGCTTTCCAGATATTCCAGAACATTGCTATGACAATCGGCCTTATGCCTATTACGGGGCTTGCACTTCCATTTATGAGCTATGGAGGAAGTGCGTTGCTGACCAATATGATAGCCATGGGAATTGTCATGAGTGTCAAATATCGGACGAAGAAGTTTATGTTTAACTAAGAAAAAACACTTTTCCGTATCTAGGAAAAGTGTTTTTTCTTTTACTCATTCACATCTCGCGAACCCACTGTCCAATCTTTAATGAAAGATGAGTCGCGTCTTCGCTTTCTAATGTAGATTGGAATTCGTCCTCCAAACGCTTTGTCAAAGAGCTATTATCCTCTTCATAGGAAATAACCGTGGACCATTTAATGAATGGGATGGCAATCAACGTTTGTTCCTCTTTTTTATTTTCATGTATGTACACACTGAAAGTATTTACTTGCAAGTTAGCTTTTCTTATCTTCATAGTGGGTCCCTCCCCTTCTTTTCTCTTGCTATGAATATTTTAGCTAGACTAAAGTAAATATTCAAGGTTTAATAACTCTATATGTAAACCCTTATTAAAATGATGTTGACATCTATTAGACTTTTAGATTATTATTTTATTGTTAACTACACACAGCAAAGGGGTTTACATTATGAAACGTTCACTTTCAACATTGGATATCACGTATGCAGCTATGTTTGTGGCATTGATGGCTATTGGTGCCAACATTGTATCTTGGATTCCATTTCTACAAATCGGAAATGTCCCACTATCCATGCAACCATTCTTCTGTGTGCTTGCAGGTATTTTACTTGGCTCACGCCTAGGCGCCATTTCGATGATTGTTTATTTATTGGTAGGGATCGCAGGTGCACCTGTTTTTGCTGGATTCGGTTCCGGATTCGCGCCTATCATTGGACCGACTGGCGGATTCCTTTTATCCTACGTCATTACCGCCTTTGTTGCCGGATTGATTGTGGAAAAGAAGTCACAGCCTAAAGCCGGAACATTTATGTTTGCATCTTTTATAGGTATCATTCTTATTTATTTCATTGGAACAAACTACATGTACATGATTATCAATTATGTGTTAGAGGCCGACATGGCATATTCTACAGCCTGGCTAACAATGGCATGGTTTTCCGTTAAAGACTTTGTTTTTACTATTTTCTGCGGAATCATTGCCACTAAACTGTACTATGTCGTGAATAAAACAAGTAAAACTCCTTATACGCCCAAAGCTGCGTAATAAAATGAATGAAGCCAAGCTGCAACGATAAGCAGCCTGGCTTTTTTTTAGGTTTATAATATAACTGCTGCAATACAACCAAAGATAATTAAAGGGATATTGTAGTGTAGGAAAGTCGGTACACATGTATCCCAGATGTGATTGTGCTGACCATCTGCATTCAAACCGGAAGTCGGTCCAAGTGTGCTGTCTGATGCAGGAGATCCAGCATCACCAAGTGCTGCCGCTGTTCCGACAATCGCAATGGTTGCCATGGCACTGAAACCAAGTTCTGCACATAATGGTACAAATATAGCTGCAATAATGGGAATGGTAGAGAAGGAAGACCCAATCCCCATCGTGATAAGAAGTCCTACTGTCAACATGGCAAGCGCGGCAATCAGCTGATTAGACCCAATCCATTCAGCAGAAGTGGACACTAATGTTTCAATATGTCCCGTCTCCCTTAATACGCTTGCAAAACCGGAAGCTGCAATCATGACAAATCCGATAAATGCCATCATGCGCATACCCGATGTTAGAATGACATCTGTTTCATTGAATTTCATCGCTCCACCAATATAAAGAATGATGATTCCAACAAGGGAACCGTAAATCATTCCTTGAACCCCTACCACTTCTGTCAAGTATACTTGGGTAACAAGTGATACTACTACGGCCAATAATGCAAATGTAATAGATTTAAACGTATAGGTAGCCGTCTCCTGATCAGCTATAGCTTTCTGTTCATAGGTTCTAGGCTTTCTATAGCTAAAGAATACTGCTATCAATAGACCCACTACCATACCTGAAACCGGGATCATCATGGCAGTCGGAATGGAAGATAGACTGATATCCAATCCACTCTCCCCCATATTTGTTCTCAGGATGTCATGGAAGATTCCACCGAATCCAACAGGCAAAAGGATGTACGGCGCTGTTAGGCCAAAGGTGATAATGGTCGCTGTCAACCTTCTATCAATGTTCAGTTCGTTCAATATTTTTAGTAATGGCGGTATTAATATCGGAATGAATGCGATGTGAACAGGAATAACGTTCTGTGACATAATGGATACTGCTAAAAGAATAAGGAGAATAAGTACTTTGGATAACCCTTTTTTGCGTGTATCTTCTTTTGTTCCGACAAGACTGATCGCACTTTCCACCAGTGCATCTGGAAGGCCTGTTTTAGATAACGCTACTGCAAAGGCTCCCAAAAGCGCATAGCTCAGGGCAACCGCTGCATTCCCCCCAAGACCTTCTGTGAACGTATTGATGGTGGTCTCCAAGCCCAAACCGCCAACCATTCCACCGATGAATGCACCAGTAACGAGTGCGAGAACTACATTTATTCTAAGTAAGCTCAGTGTGAGCATAACCAAAACGGCTATGATTACTGCGTTCATAATAAAGACGTCCTTTCTTTTATGTGAATCTTGTTGATTTCGCTTTAGTTAATTAAATCATTAGAGAATTAGAGTGAAAAAGCATAAAGATAAATTAACATAGAGTGGTAATGGCTGTCAACGGAAAAGTTAGGAAGCTTGCAGGGGAAAATAAAAATGCGCATCCCTAGCAATAGGATGCGCATTTCAGACTGTTGACAAACTATAAGGTAGTTAGGTTAACTGTTGGAAGAGTTGATCTTCGTTGCAGGAGCTTCGCTTTCCGCGGGCAGTCCGGAAGCCTCCTCGGGCTACGC is part of the Sutcliffiella sp. FSL R7-0096 genome and harbors:
- a CDS encoding RNA polymerase sigma factor, yielding MISDEQLLEQMADGDQAAFEAFVHRYHVAIHQYIERLLKDSKKAEDVVQETFIRLLKQLQNKQIPTYPKAWLYRVASNICKDYWRSAQYRSEDTAKDDMPVTVDQQASVIEIYERQETRKEILNSLKNLSETQQQIVTLRFYQDMKLKEIAEILDLPLGTVKSNLFHALKKLKGVLSKEAEKEAEYNEGTTQSRSRAVSTRR
- a CDS encoding ABC transporter ATP-binding protein; amino-acid sequence: MIQIQDIVWKYKNFSLTIEELTLQNGITILVGNNGSGKSTLLHLLATANKAPKGTITYNKDTMDSNLAAVRSKIGFVPTGIELYPDFTPVKLLMYMSQLKGLRKDFSRKQTQDLLKVFHLEDVQKTKIKKLSQGMQQRLALAQAFLGKPHYIFLDEPLNYLDIHERKSLLNYIATLAPHCVILVATHELNEWGPICHDVLWMYKGNVHFFGSKTMWKHGLPLTVWTGEVHDEYYEEFSKCHLIVYAGRMKDKLIVRCASKTKPSLGFEATEPTMEDAFFIRKYSKEATIN
- the ftsW gene encoding putative lipid II flippase FtsW, giving the protein MIHFKKLDWILITAIILLCTYGLIMVYSAGMLLGYEQHEDYAYFFNKQKDWLMIGIPVFIGATMLKYKFYERFTPLFVGVIIFMLLAVLIPFIGVDVNGSRRWIDMGIRIQPSEIAKLVMVIYFARVYARKQPYIHQFKQGVAPPLAVLGLVFFLILLQPDLGTGTSILVACGAILICSGAKLKHILMLGTVAAGAVMILATTASYRLKRITSFIDPFGNESDTGFQLVNSFIAIGDAGLTGRGLGQGIHKLGYLPEAHTDFILAVISEELGIFGVLFLFLLYLIVLVRGVRIGVALKDPFAKLLAFGITFQISSQVFFNAGAVSGVLPITGITLPFISYGGSSLLITIYAAGILVHLSKHATIAREAREETESTWGQKITS
- the rodA gene encoding rod shape-determining protein RodA; the encoded protein is MGTENNKLEYSRIDYTLLFLLFLLFIISLVAVYSASGQYFADDPYYFVKRQIIWYIIGVGIMFAVMFFDYELLENLALPFYFLGLILLVAVHFVGTVRNGSQRWINLGGFLLQPSEFMKIFLIMVLAGVIYKWAKEKHELETVTPISVVIKILIYSLPPFGLILLQPDLGTALVVGAIMVTMIFISGASWRILTLLAGAATAGLTLLVYLHNNHFELFSKFIKPHQLERIYGWLMREEYASSFGFQLTEALKGIGSGQVSGRGLLEGVQSQSGRIPEVQTDFIFALIGEEFGFVGATLVISIYFIMIYRLIIIAISCDNPYGTYLVTGVIGLLAFQIFQNIAMTIGLMPITGLALPFMSYGGSALLTNMIAMGIVMSVKYRTKKFMFN
- a CDS encoding YueH family protein — translated: MKIRKANLQVNTFSVYIHENKKEEQTLIAIPFIKWSTVISYEEDNSSLTKRLEDEFQSTLESEDATHLSLKIGQWVREM
- a CDS encoding biotin transporter BioY, which translates into the protein MKRSLSTLDITYAAMFVALMAIGANIVSWIPFLQIGNVPLSMQPFFCVLAGILLGSRLGAISMIVYLLVGIAGAPVFAGFGSGFAPIIGPTGGFLLSYVITAFVAGLIVEKKSQPKAGTFMFASFIGIILIYFIGTNYMYMIINYVLEADMAYSTAWLTMAWFSVKDFVFTIFCGIIATKLYYVVNKTSKTPYTPKAA
- a CDS encoding Na+/H+ antiporter family protein encodes the protein MNAVIIAVLVMLTLSLLRINVVLALVTGAFIGGMVGGLGLETTINTFTEGLGGNAAVALSYALLGAFAVALSKTGLPDALVESAISLVGTKEDTRKKGLSKVLILLILLAVSIMSQNVIPVHIAFIPILIPPLLKILNELNIDRRLTATIITFGLTAPYILLPVGFGGIFHDILRTNMGESGLDISLSSIPTAMMIPVSGMVVGLLIAVFFSYRKPRTYEQKAIADQETATYTFKSITFALLAVVVSLVTQVYLTEVVGVQGMIYGSLVGIIILYIGGAMKFNETDVILTSGMRMMAFIGFVMIAASGFASVLRETGHIETLVSTSAEWIGSNQLIAALAMLTVGLLITMGIGSSFSTIPIIAAIFVPLCAELGFSAMATIAIVGTAAALGDAGSPASDSTLGPTSGLNADGQHNHIWDTCVPTFLHYNIPLIIFGCIAAVIL